CCGGCGGCTGGTGCTCCCGCAGGTAAGCCTGTTCCCCGGCGAACCAGTCCAGCGTGGTGGGTTGATCCTCCAGGAGCCGGATCAGATTGGCGATGCGCTCCGGTGTGGACATCAGTGACCAGTGCAGCGTCCACAGGTCGGGGCTGATCCGGTCGGCGAGGTAGTCGGGAAGTTCACCGCGGAACTCGGTTTCGAACCCGTGCAGGGTCACGTGTTGGGCGATCCTGCGTCGCGACGCGGGCCCGGGGTTGTTCCACGATTCCTTGAGGAAGTCGTACTTTGGGCCGAAGGCGTCTTCGTAGATGTCGCCATTCTGAATGACAAGGCCCGCAACGCGTTCCGGCTTGGCGATGGCCAGCTGAAAACCGAACTGAGAACCGTAGTCGTGCAACCAGATCACGTAGCGGCTGAGATCCATCGTGTCGACGAGGGACTGCAGAAAGCGGCTGTAGGCGGCAAAGGTGTAGTCGAAGTCTTCGGGAGAAGGTGTTGCGCTGTAACCGAATCCGGGAAGATCCGGCGCGATCGACCGCCACCGGTCGCCCAGGCGTGCCATGAGGT
This genomic window from Mycolicibacterium neworleansense contains:
- a CDS encoding alpha/beta fold hydrolase; the protein is MTAVTHHRTTVDGVDTFYRAAGPVDAPVLLLPHGYPASSYVYRNLMARLGDRWRSIAPDLPGFGYSATPSPEDFDYTFAAYSRFLQSLVDTMDLSRYVIWLHDYGSQFGFQLAIAKPERVAGLVIQNGDIYEDAFGPKYDFLKESWNNPGPASRRRIAQHVTLHGFETEFRGELPDYLADRISPDLWTLHWSLMSTPERIANLIRLLEDQPTTLDWFAGEQAYLREHQPPALIVWGPHDGYMPAKSAQAYRRDLPDVPIHLLGGGHWLLETHLDEVVPLIDEFLTTAYAN